In Salinibacterium sp. ZJ70, one DNA window encodes the following:
- the guaB gene encoding IMP dehydrogenase: MEHNDPFGFVGLTYDDVMLLPGHTDVIPSEADTSSRLTRRIRVNAPLLSSAMDTVTEGRMAIAMARQGGIGILHRNLSIEDQATHVDKVKRSESGMITNPVTTTPEATVAEVDALCGQFRVSGLPVVEGDGKLVGIITNRDMRFVSPFEKASTLVRDVMTKTPLITAREGIDPDEAVAIFAQHKIEKLPLVDAEGRLRGLITVKDFDKSEQYPNATKDDEGRLRVGAAVGFFGDAWERAGALRDAGVDVIVVDTANGDSAGVLDIIRRLKSDPAFAAIDVIGGNVATRSGAQALIDAGADAVKVGVGPGSICTTRVVAGVGVPQVTAVYEASLAAREHGVPVIADGGLQYSGDIAKALVAGADTVMLGSLLAGTDESPGDLVYVGGKQFKNYRGMGSLGALSDRGKKTSYSRDRYFQADVPSDAQLIPEGIEGRVAYRGSLGAVVYQLVGGLRQSMFYVGARTIDELKQRGKFVRITPAGLKESHPHDIQMVVEAPNYSR; the protein is encoded by the coding sequence ATGGAACACAACGATCCGTTCGGCTTCGTCGGACTCACCTACGACGATGTGATGCTCCTGCCTGGGCACACGGACGTGATTCCGAGCGAGGCGGACACCTCGTCGCGCCTGACGCGCCGCATCCGCGTCAACGCTCCGCTGCTCTCGAGCGCGATGGACACCGTCACCGAGGGCCGTATGGCGATCGCGATGGCGCGCCAGGGCGGCATCGGCATCCTGCACCGCAACCTGTCCATCGAGGACCAGGCGACACACGTCGACAAGGTGAAGCGCTCCGAGTCGGGCATGATCACCAACCCGGTGACGACGACCCCGGAGGCGACCGTCGCCGAGGTGGACGCGCTGTGCGGTCAGTTCCGCGTCTCCGGCCTCCCGGTGGTCGAGGGCGACGGCAAGCTCGTCGGCATCATCACCAACCGCGACATGCGCTTCGTGTCGCCGTTCGAGAAGGCGTCGACGCTCGTGCGCGACGTCATGACGAAGACACCACTCATCACCGCTCGCGAGGGCATCGACCCGGATGAGGCGGTCGCGATCTTCGCGCAGCACAAGATCGAGAAGCTCCCGCTCGTTGACGCCGAGGGTCGCCTGCGCGGACTCATCACCGTCAAGGACTTCGACAAGTCCGAGCAGTACCCGAACGCCACCAAGGACGACGAAGGTCGCCTGCGCGTGGGTGCTGCTGTCGGGTTCTTCGGCGACGCGTGGGAGCGCGCGGGCGCGTTGCGCGACGCGGGGGTCGATGTCATCGTCGTCGACACCGCCAACGGCGACTCCGCCGGCGTGCTCGACATCATCCGTCGTCTCAAGTCGGATCCGGCGTTCGCCGCGATCGACGTCATCGGCGGCAACGTGGCCACCCGCTCGGGTGCTCAGGCGCTCATCGACGCGGGCGCGGACGCCGTGAAGGTGGGCGTCGGCCCCGGCTCGATCTGCACCACCCGCGTGGTCGCGGGCGTCGGCGTGCCCCAGGTGACGGCGGTCTACGAGGCATCGCTCGCCGCACGCGAGCACGGCGTGCCGGTGATCGCCGACGGCGGCCTGCAGTACTCGGGCGACATCGCGAAGGCGCTCGTCGCGGGCGCCGACACGGTGATGCTCGGCTCGCTCCTCGCCGGCACCGACGAGTCGCCCGGCGACCTGGTGTACGTGGGCGGCAAGCAGTTCAAGAACTACCGCGGCATGGGCTCGCTCGGTGCGCTCTCCGACCGCGGCAAGAAGACGTCCTACTCGCGCGACCGCTACTTCCAGGCGGATGTCCCCTCGGACGCGCAGCTGATCCCCGAGGGCATCGAGGGGCGCGTGGCCTACCGCGGCTCGCTCGGCGCCGTCGTCTACCAGCTCGTCGGGGGACTCCGTCAGTCGATGTTCTATGTGGGCGCTCGCACCATCGATGAGCTCAAGCAGCGCGGCAAGTTCGTGCGCATCACGCCCGCCGGGCTCAAGGAATCCCACCCGCACGACATTCAGATGGTCGTCGAGGCGCCGAACTACTCCCGCTGA
- a CDS encoding ABC transporter substrate-binding protein, translated as MNVFTRSHGGKTMAGIAMVGASVLVLSGCTTTSGDGDEQGNAFKFPIDCSAAAPASYTPEYASTSTGPATDLTFNIGTALPVTGNLAFLGPPEISATEYAASVVNEAAKGVTINLIQGDSGDTDNKAYETEIPRLLNAGATAIVGAASSGTSLQFIDSVIAANAIQFSPANTSAAFTGYEDNGLYWRTAPSDVLQGEVLGNLIASDGNETLGLMILNDSYGTGLACFAKEAFEAAGGEVVSASLYNTGDTNFSAQVEDVLAADPDAIALITFDEVKTIIPELVGAGVAPEKFYFVDGNLANFGTDLEEGTLEGAKGTYPAVDPASIEEFRSALDAFWTARGNEPLKDFTYAPESYDAVILLALAALKAGSAAGPDVAANLQEVSGGSGDGTKCTTYAECADIIIAGGVADYDGVSGPITFDEVGDPTEASIGIFQYGPDNNYEFLSVG; from the coding sequence ATGAACGTCTTCACTCGTTCGCACGGCGGCAAGACGATGGCGGGTATCGCCATGGTCGGCGCCAGCGTCCTCGTCCTCAGTGGCTGCACCACGACTTCCGGCGATGGCGACGAACAGGGCAACGCCTTCAAGTTCCCCATCGACTGCAGCGCTGCGGCCCCCGCATCGTACACGCCGGAATACGCCTCCACCTCGACGGGTCCCGCCACCGACCTGACGTTCAACATCGGAACCGCGCTTCCCGTCACCGGCAACCTCGCCTTCCTCGGCCCGCCCGAGATCTCGGCCACCGAGTACGCGGCGTCCGTCGTGAACGAGGCGGCCAAGGGCGTCACCATCAACCTGATCCAGGGCGACTCCGGCGACACCGACAACAAGGCTTACGAGACCGAGATCCCGCGTCTGCTCAACGCCGGCGCGACCGCGATCGTCGGCGCCGCGTCGTCGGGCACCTCGCTGCAGTTCATCGACTCGGTCATCGCCGCGAACGCCATCCAGTTCTCGCCGGCCAACACCTCGGCTGCCTTCACCGGCTACGAGGACAACGGCCTCTACTGGCGCACCGCCCCCTCAGACGTTCTCCAGGGCGAGGTGCTCGGCAACCTCATCGCGAGCGACGGCAACGAGACCCTCGGTCTCATGATCCTCAACGACTCGTACGGCACCGGTCTCGCGTGCTTCGCCAAGGAGGCCTTCGAGGCCGCCGGCGGCGAGGTCGTCTCCGCGTCGCTCTACAACACGGGTGACACGAACTTCTCGGCTCAGGTCGAGGATGTTCTCGCGGCCGACCCCGACGCGATCGCGCTGATCACGTTCGACGAGGTCAAGACGATCATCCCCGAGCTCGTGGGTGCGGGCGTCGCGCCCGAGAAGTTCTACTTCGTGGACGGCAACCTCGCCAACTTCGGCACCGACCTCGAAGAGGGCACCCTCGAGGGTGCCAAGGGCACCTACCCGGCGGTCGACCCTGCGTCGATCGAGGAGTTCCGCTCGGCGCTCGACGCGTTCTGGACGGCCCGTGGCAACGAGCCGCTCAAGGACTTCACCTACGCGCCTGAGTCGTACGACGCCGTGATCCTGCTTGCGCTCGCCGCACTCAAGGCTGGCTCCGCTGCCGGCCCCGACGTGGCTGCGAACCTGCAGGAGGTCTCGGGTGGTTCCGGTGACGGCACCAAGTGCACCACGTACGCGGAGTGCGCCGACATCATCATCGCGGGCGGCGTCGCCGACTACGACGGCGTCTCGGGTCCGATCACGTTCGACGAGGTCGGCGACCCGACCGAGGCGTCGATCGGCATCTTCCAGTACGGCCCCGACAACAACTACGAGTTCCTGAGCGTGGGCTGA
- a CDS encoding GuaB3 family IMP dehydrogenase-related protein — MSDIEIGRAKRAKRAYSFDDIAIVPSRRTRDPKDVSVSWTIDAFTFDIPVLAAPMDSVVSPATAIRIGQLGGLGVLDLEGLWTRYENPEAALAEIRDLPAETATRRMQQLYAEPVKPELIKERLAEVRAAGVPVAGALSPQRTQEHYKTVVDAGVDLFVIRGTTVSAEHVSKTVEPLNLKKFIYELDVPVIVGGAATYTAALHLMRTGAAGVLVGFGGGAASTTRASLGIHAPMATAVADVAGARRDYLDESGGRYVHVIADGGLGTSGDIVKAVACGADAVMLGSTLARAEEAPGAGWHWGAEAVHSELPRGNRVEVGTIASMEQVLFGPSEHPDGQVNLIGALRRSMATTGYSDLKEFQRVEVVIAPYQNV; from the coding sequence GTGAGCGACATCGAGATCGGCCGGGCCAAGCGCGCCAAGCGCGCGTACTCCTTCGACGACATCGCGATCGTGCCCAGCCGGCGCACGCGCGATCCGAAGGACGTGAGCGTCAGCTGGACGATCGACGCCTTCACCTTCGACATCCCCGTGCTCGCGGCACCCATGGACTCCGTGGTGAGCCCCGCGACCGCGATCCGGATCGGGCAGCTGGGTGGCCTCGGTGTGCTCGACCTCGAGGGCCTCTGGACGCGCTACGAGAACCCCGAGGCGGCGCTCGCCGAGATCCGCGACCTGCCCGCTGAGACCGCCACCCGCCGCATGCAGCAGCTGTACGCGGAGCCGGTGAAGCCCGAGCTCATCAAGGAGCGCCTCGCCGAGGTGCGCGCCGCGGGCGTTCCCGTGGCCGGCGCCCTCAGCCCTCAGCGCACCCAGGAGCACTACAAGACCGTCGTCGACGCGGGCGTCGACCTGTTCGTCATCCGCGGCACCACGGTGAGCGCCGAGCACGTCTCCAAGACGGTCGAGCCCCTCAACCTCAAGAAGTTCATCTACGAGCTCGACGTGCCCGTGATCGTCGGCGGCGCCGCCACCTACACGGCCGCGCTGCACCTCATGCGCACGGGCGCTGCGGGCGTGCTCGTCGGCTTCGGCGGAGGCGCCGCGAGCACGACGCGGGCGAGCCTCGGCATCCACGCACCCATGGCGACCGCGGTCGCCGATGTCGCCGGCGCGCGCCGCGACTACCTGGACGAGTCGGGCGGGCGCTACGTGCACGTCATCGCGGACGGCGGACTCGGCACGAGCGGCGACATCGTGAAGGCGGTCGCATGCGGCGCTGACGCGGTCATGCTCGGATCGACGCTCGCGCGTGCCGAAGAGGCTCCCGGCGCCGGATGGCACTGGGGTGCGGAGGCTGTGCACTCGGAGCTGCCGCGCGGCAACCGCGTGGAGGTGGGCACGATCGCGTCGATGGAGCAGGTGCTCTTCGGCCCGTCGGAGCACCCCGATGGCCAGGTCAACCTCATCGGCGCCCTGCGTCGCTCGATGGCGACCACCGGATACTCCGACCTCAAGGAGTTCCAGCGCGTCGAGGTCGTCATCGCCCCGTACCAGAACGTCTGA
- a CDS encoding ABC transporter ATP-binding protein, protein MSADITAPTPRAKATGLHRGEITPGVAKVDPIIVIDGVRREFGGLTAVDVDHLEIPRHAITALIGPNGAGKTTLFNLLTGFDKANAGTWSFDGTSLSGIPAYKTARMGQVRTFQLTKSLGLLTVLENMKLGAPHQKGERILSSLFPFIWRSQDSEIEEKARGLLKRFKLDTKESDFAASLSGGQRKLLEMARALMSDPTLVMLDEPMAGVNPALTQSLLDHILDLKDLGMTVVFVEHDMHMVRHIADWVVVMAEGRVVAEGPPDSVMKEKAVIDAYLGAHQDVDLGVVTGRYEGELTEEAKELAETVQELDEAIESAPVADDSTEDTK, encoded by the coding sequence TTGTCCGCTGACATCACCGCTCCGACCCCGCGCGCCAAGGCGACCGGGCTGCACCGAGGCGAGATCACCCCGGGTGTGGCGAAGGTCGATCCGATCATCGTCATCGACGGCGTGCGCCGCGAGTTCGGCGGCCTCACGGCCGTCGACGTGGATCACCTCGAGATCCCGCGCCACGCGATCACCGCACTCATCGGCCCGAACGGCGCCGGCAAGACCACCCTGTTCAACCTGCTGACCGGCTTCGACAAGGCGAACGCGGGCACCTGGTCGTTCGATGGCACCTCGCTCTCGGGCATCCCCGCCTATAAGACGGCCCGCATGGGGCAGGTGCGCACCTTCCAGCTCACGAAGTCGCTCGGCCTGCTCACGGTGCTCGAGAACATGAAGCTCGGCGCGCCGCACCAGAAGGGCGAGCGGATCCTCTCGAGCCTGTTCCCCTTCATCTGGCGTTCGCAGGACTCCGAGATCGAGGAGAAGGCCCGCGGTCTTCTCAAGCGCTTCAAGCTCGACACCAAGGAGAGCGACTTCGCCGCCTCTCTCTCGGGGGGCCAGCGCAAACTCCTCGAGATGGCGCGCGCCCTCATGAGCGACCCGACCCTCGTGATGCTCGACGAGCCGATGGCCGGCGTGAACCCCGCGCTCACCCAGTCGCTGCTCGACCACATCCTCGACCTCAAGGATCTCGGCATGACGGTCGTGTTCGTCGAGCACGACATGCACATGGTGCGCCACATCGCCGACTGGGTGGTCGTCATGGCGGAGGGCCGCGTGGTGGCGGAAGGCCCGCCCGACTCGGTCATGAAGGAGAAGGCCGTGATCGACGCCTACCTCGGCGCCCACCAGGACGTCGACCTCGGAGTTGTCACCGGCCGCTACGAAGGCGAACTCACTGAAGAAGCCAAGGAGCTCGCCGAGACCGTTCAGGAACTCGACGAGGCGATCGAGTCGGCCCCCGTGGCGGACGACAGCACGGAGGACACCAAGTGA
- a CDS encoding ABC transporter substrate-binding protein, with product MPRARAARLPALAAAAAVTLLLAACTPEAIEPTPTPTPVETIAPSGDGILRIGTLFPTTGATAFIGAAQVAGVNAAVRELNQSGGVLGAPVEVYNRDSGDASTETLEASFAALLERGVDVIVGPSSSVLAERILPLAADAGIPVITPAATYPRLTEIDSDGWLFRTIPSYAHQGTALGFVLPDAGASSVALVATSDPVAASIEAPLEAALAENGGELVASVAVANAAGVAAAVTQVKKAAPDAVVLATPDNGELTLALIAALRDARLGGAKLWLTSQNLADYSQALPAGTLDGATGLLEGAQPDDAFIAKLKVEDPGLGDVRYAAESFDAVVLAALAATLAGDDGGASIRSRLIDATRDGIRCSSFGECLDVLETEDDIAYEGIVGPLRLDDAGDPTLAGYGLYGYGAGNTFSRTGTAQG from the coding sequence CCCCCAGCGGCGACGGAATCCTGCGCATCGGCACCCTCTTCCCCACGACGGGGGCGACGGCATTCATCGGCGCCGCGCAGGTCGCCGGTGTCAACGCCGCCGTCCGCGAGCTCAACCAGTCCGGCGGCGTTCTCGGGGCCCCCGTCGAGGTGTACAACCGCGACTCCGGCGATGCCAGCACCGAGACCCTCGAGGCGTCCTTCGCCGCCCTCCTCGAGCGAGGCGTCGACGTCATCGTCGGCCCCTCCTCCTCGGTGCTCGCCGAACGGATCCTGCCGCTCGCCGCCGACGCCGGGATCCCCGTCATCACGCCCGCGGCCACCTACCCGCGGCTCACGGAGATCGACTCCGACGGCTGGCTGTTCCGCACCATCCCGTCGTACGCCCACCAGGGCACGGCCCTCGGATTCGTGCTTCCGGATGCAGGAGCGTCGTCCGTCGCCCTCGTCGCCACGAGCGACCCCGTCGCCGCGTCGATCGAGGCGCCGCTCGAGGCCGCTCTCGCCGAGAACGGGGGCGAGCTCGTCGCCTCGGTGGCCGTGGCGAACGCGGCGGGTGTCGCAGCCGCAGTCACCCAGGTGAAGAAGGCCGCCCCCGACGCCGTCGTGCTCGCCACCCCCGACAACGGCGAGCTCACGCTCGCCCTCATCGCCGCGCTGCGCGATGCACGACTCGGCGGCGCCAAGCTGTGGCTCACGAGCCAGAACCTCGCCGACTACTCGCAGGCTCTGCCCGCCGGCACCCTCGACGGGGCCACGGGCCTTCTCGAAGGCGCACAGCCCGACGACGCATTCATCGCCAAGCTCAAGGTCGAGGACCCGGGGCTCGGCGATGTGCGCTACGCCGCCGAGTCGTTCGATGCCGTCGTGCTCGCCGCCCTCGCTGCGACGCTCGCGGGCGACGATGGAGGGGCATCGATCCGCTCCCGCCTCATCGACGCGACGCGCGACGGCATCCGCTGCTCGAGCTTCGGCGAATGCCTCGACGTGCTCGAGACGGAGGACGACATCGCCTACGAGGGCATCGTCGGACCGCTGCGTCTGGATGACGCCGGCGATCCCACCCTCGCCGGTTACGGCCTCTACGGATACGGCGCAGGCAACACCTTCAGCCGCACCGGCACCGCTCAAGGCTGA
- a CDS encoding branched-chain amino acid ABC transporter permease has translation MDFLQILSNTASQMLQPTTLGFVLAAIGLSVHFGFTGLLNMGVAGFMAIGAYGFAISILSFGVPWPLAILIGLVAAVLFALVMGIPTLRLRGDYLAIVTIAAAEVVRLLFLTSAGRNITGSADGLFGFQSGFRASNPIPPGRYGWGPWTYSADEWWVIIIGVITIAIVVAIVWLLMRSPWGRVIRGIREDEDAVRSLGKNVFAFKMQALIVGGVIIAAGGILTALGTNVNPNVYVTSQTFYVWTALLLGGAATIFGPVLGAVLFWVVRAFLSNLLPGLVKIGWLPFLTSEQSQMLVFVLVGAALMLLVIFRPQGILGNKKELTFVR, from the coding sequence ATGGACTTCCTTCAGATCCTGTCCAATACGGCGTCGCAGATGCTGCAGCCGACCACGCTCGGCTTCGTGCTCGCGGCGATCGGCCTGTCGGTGCACTTCGGCTTCACCGGACTGCTCAACATGGGTGTCGCCGGATTCATGGCGATCGGCGCGTACGGCTTCGCCATCTCGATCCTCTCCTTCGGCGTCCCGTGGCCGCTGGCGATCCTCATCGGTCTCGTCGCCGCCGTGCTCTTCGCGCTCGTCATGGGCATCCCGACGCTGCGCCTGCGCGGCGACTACCTCGCCATCGTGACGATCGCGGCCGCCGAGGTCGTGCGTCTGCTGTTCCTCACGTCCGCCGGACGCAACATCACCGGCTCCGCCGACGGCCTCTTCGGATTCCAGAGCGGCTTCCGCGCGAGCAACCCGATTCCTCCCGGACGCTACGGCTGGGGGCCCTGGACCTACAGCGCGGACGAGTGGTGGGTCATCATCATCGGCGTCATCACGATCGCGATCGTCGTGGCCATCGTATGGCTGCTCATGCGCAGCCCGTGGGGCCGGGTCATCCGCGGCATCCGCGAAGACGAGGACGCGGTGCGCTCGCTCGGAAAGAACGTGTTCGCCTTCAAGATGCAGGCGCTCATCGTGGGTGGCGTCATCATCGCCGCAGGTGGCATCCTGACGGCCCTCGGCACCAACGTGAACCCGAACGTGTACGTCACCTCGCAGACGTTCTACGTGTGGACGGCGCTTCTCCTCGGCGGCGCGGCGACGATCTTCGGACCCGTGCTCGGCGCGGTGCTCTTCTGGGTCGTGCGCGCGTTCCTGTCGAACCTGCTCCCCGGGCTCGTGAAGATCGGCTGGCTGCCGTTCCTCACCTCCGAGCAGAGCCAGATGCTCGTCTTCGTGCTCGTCGGTGCGGCGCTCATGCTCCTCGTGATCTTCCGCCCGCAGGGCATCCTCGGCAACAAGAAGGAGCTGACCTTTGTCCGCTGA
- a CDS encoding branched-chain amino acid ABC transporter permease, with amino-acid sequence MSPVIAALFGAALFVGLATPSYAAAATADDEFPFSIKGNVRAAGEVLEGVTITVTNGDFEGEDVTDDKGAWSVGVPTKDGTWTVTLDESTLPDGVEAPQGFETSVEATFGATSNVTRNFTLGAAERTTVSVLDQFISRAVNGLNFGLMLALAAIGLSLVFGTTGLSNFAHGEMVTFGALMALLFTTALDLSIWIAIPLAVIASALFGYTMDSGLWRPLRRRGIGTVQLMIVSIGLSLALRYVYQMFVGGGTTQLPGSVSQTIPGLGPVRLTVTDVISMAVSLAVIGIFAWWLMRTRMGRATRAVSDNPSLAAASGIDVDAVVRVVWVVGAALAGLAGVLWAYFRPGIKWDMGTSVLLLMFAAVTLGGLGTAWGALVGAIIVGLLVEVSTLWIPSDLKYVGALVVLIVILLFRPQGILGRRERIG; translated from the coding sequence GTGTCGCCGGTTATCGCCGCACTGTTCGGTGCCGCGCTCTTCGTCGGACTCGCCACGCCCAGCTACGCCGCAGCGGCGACCGCCGACGACGAGTTCCCCTTCTCGATCAAGGGGAACGTCCGCGCTGCCGGCGAGGTCCTCGAGGGCGTGACGATCACGGTCACCAACGGCGACTTCGAAGGCGAGGACGTCACCGATGACAAGGGCGCCTGGTCGGTCGGCGTGCCGACGAAGGACGGCACCTGGACGGTGACGCTCGACGAGTCGACGCTTCCGGATGGCGTCGAAGCGCCCCAGGGATTCGAGACGAGCGTGGAGGCCACGTTCGGCGCGACGAGCAACGTCACCCGCAACTTCACCCTCGGCGCCGCCGAACGAACGACGGTGTCGGTCCTCGACCAGTTCATCTCGCGCGCGGTCAACGGGCTCAACTTCGGCCTCATGCTCGCCCTCGCGGCGATCGGCCTCTCGCTCGTGTTCGGAACAACGGGCCTGTCGAACTTCGCACACGGTGAGATGGTGACCTTCGGCGCGCTCATGGCGCTGCTGTTCACCACAGCGCTCGATCTGTCGATCTGGATCGCGATCCCGCTCGCCGTCATCGCATCCGCACTCTTCGGATACACGATGGATTCCGGGCTCTGGCGCCCCTTGCGACGACGCGGCATCGGAACCGTGCAGCTCATGATCGTGTCGATCGGCCTCTCGCTCGCGCTGCGGTACGTCTACCAGATGTTCGTCGGCGGTGGCACGACGCAGCTGCCGGGATCCGTCTCTCAGACGATCCCCGGACTCGGCCCTGTGCGTCTCACGGTCACCGACGTCATCAGCATGGCCGTATCGCTCGCCGTGATCGGCATCTTCGCCTGGTGGCTCATGCGCACCCGCATGGGTCGCGCCACACGCGCCGTCTCCGACAACCCCTCCCTCGCTGCCGCGAGCGGCATCGACGTCGACGCGGTCGTGCGCGTCGTGTGGGTGGTGGGTGCGGCGCTCGCGGGACTCGCCGGCGTGCTGTGGGCGTATTTCCGACCGGGCATCAAGTGGGACATGGGAACGAGCGTGCTCCTCCTGATGTTCGCCGCTGTCACACTCGGCGGACTCGGAACCGCATGGGGCGCCCTCGTCGGCGCGATCATCGTGGGCCTGCTCGTCGAGGTGTCGACCCTGTGGATCCCGTCCGACCTCAAGTACGTGGGTGCGCTCGTCGTCCTCATCGTCATCCTGCTGTTCCGTCCGCAGGGCATCCTCGGACGTCGAGAGAGAATCGGATAG
- a CDS encoding ABC transporter ATP-binding protein yields the protein MSSAGTASPEYVVELRDVTAGYLPGVNILNGANLVARKGELIGIIGPNGAGKSTMLKAIFGQVKVRSGNVFLNGDDITGLRANKLVARGVGLVPQTNNVFPSLTIAENLQMGAFQRPSAVAERTEFVTSIFPDLGKRLQQRAGSLSGGERQMVAMGRALMMDPHVLLLDEPSAGLSPSRQDEAFLRVSEINKAGVTTIMVEQNARRCLQICDRGYVLDQGRDAYTGTGRELLSDPKVIGLYLGTLGA from the coding sequence GTGAGCAGCGCAGGCACCGCCTCCCCCGAGTATGTCGTCGAGCTGCGGGACGTGACCGCCGGGTACCTGCCCGGCGTCAACATCCTCAACGGCGCGAACCTCGTCGCCCGGAAGGGCGAGCTGATCGGCATCATCGGCCCGAACGGCGCCGGCAAGTCCACGATGCTGAAGGCGATCTTCGGCCAGGTGAAGGTGCGCTCCGGCAACGTCTTCCTCAACGGCGACGACATCACGGGGCTCCGCGCCAACAAGCTCGTGGCGCGCGGCGTCGGCTTGGTGCCGCAGACGAACAACGTGTTCCCGAGCCTCACCATCGCCGAGAACCTGCAGATGGGCGCTTTCCAGCGGCCGTCTGCGGTCGCCGAGCGCACGGAGTTCGTGACATCGATCTTCCCCGACCTCGGCAAGCGGCTCCAGCAGCGCGCCGGTTCGCTCTCGGGCGGCGAGCGGCAGATGGTCGCCATGGGGCGCGCGCTCATGATGGACCCGCACGTGCTTCTCCTCGACGAGCCGTCGGCCGGACTCTCGCCGTCGCGTCAGGACGAGGCGTTCCTGCGCGTCTCCGAGATCAACAAGGCCGGCGTGACCACGATCATGGTCGAGCAGAACGCGCGACGCTGCCTGCAGATCTGCGACCGCGGCTACGTGCTCGACCAAGGCCGCGATGCCTACACGGGCACCGGACGCGAGCTGCTGTCCGATCCGAAGGTCATCGGCCTGTACCTGGGCACGCTCGGCGCCTGA